The Cryptomeria japonica chromosome 6, Sugi_1.0, whole genome shotgun sequence genomic interval gttgggtttccacatcaaatatcttgtgttatggttgtattgcttttgtgggtgaatgctttattcgcattttggtttgcatgtgtggtaaccggtttgactgttagactgctttactggtttatctttagactgtgtaagtgttttagtgcagtgatttttggcatactaattcaccccccctcttagtattcatcatcaacTAAGTCAATATGGCTGAGACAGGGGAGGTTAATGCAGCTTATCATCCCAATAACACTGAGAATCCGTCATTCCTCAATCTCAAGATCTGTGGCAAAAACCTGCACAGCTGTTTAGTAGATTTAGGTGCTTCAGGGAATGTCATGCCTTATTCAATATGCCAGAAGTTAGTACTCAACCTTGCTTGTGCCGATAGTAAGATCATTCAACTGGACAAGACGGAGGTCAAcgtgattggtgagataaaaaatgtATACATACAGTTGAACACTGACCCTCGCATTTCAAGGTACATAGATATTCAAGTAGTTGATATCCCTAAAGTCTACGAGATGCTATTGAGTAGATATTGGTCTAAGACACTAGGTGGTTACTTCTCTACTTGTTTCACATACTTATGGCTCCCATGGAAAGGTGTTAGCAACCAGATCTGCATTGATAGTGAGCTGAGACTCAAGAAGATGATTACAGATTATGGGGTTGCTAATGAAGTAGCTTACCTCGAAGTAAGTCCAAGAGTTTATAAGGTCAATGACATCATGACATTGACCACAACACCTATTGTTGACTCGACCCCTGAAGAGGATCCTGAACAATAGGAGAGAATTAAGAAATTCACTGCAGTGATGCAATGAGGAATGAGACACTTGGGAGATGATGTACACTTGGAAGACCTTTTTTTACCCAAGTGGTGTAGGATCCACCATGAAGAACATTTAGAAGTATCATGTATTCCTTGTAGGAATGAAATCACCAAGTTAATGGGTTTCGAACCTTCGAGTGACACTGAATATGACACTGCCCCAGAGGAATGGGAGACAACAAATGTTCCTGATTTGGCACTTCATCCTATGAGACATCATCAAGCCTCAAGTGAAGAAGATAAGTTGGAAGATGAGACCACATTGCACCCCACCGAACCATCTTCAATATCACAGTCATCAAAAATATTTCCCCAAATCCAATCACCATTGAAGACTAGGACTGGCCCTTCCACTTCAGCTAAGTCCAGAGAAAAGAAAAATGGTTTGATGGGTGATCTTTGGTTGTTAAAATTCAATGGTTCTAAGTCCAAACAAGGCAGTGGTGCAGGTATTGAATTGACAAATCCTAAGGGCAGAGTGTTTCTTGCTTCATATCATCTCCAATTCACTTGCACCAATAATATCATTGAATACAAAGCCTTGTTTAAGGGGCTCCTATTGGCCCTTAGGAAGGGATCTAAAGCTATAAGGGTGCAAGGCAACTCCAATCTCATAGTCAAACAAGTGCACGTATCCAATATGCCTATCATGACAAAAGATTGTCAGCTTATCGAAACTAAGTGTGGATCCTCATCGAATATTTCAGCACCTTTGATATTAAGTTGGTACCTCGCATTCATAACTCCATACCTGATGCATTAGTGGTAGCAAACAACACCCTTGAACTAGTCAACGAGTCGCCCTTGAAAAAGTTTTCTATTGTACTGGTTCCCATCCTAGCAGCTCCTGATAATGTCAAGCATTTTCAAGTCTTTGAAGATGATAGACATATTTTAGCCTTTCTTGCAAATTTGGGAgcatttgaagatcaaattattgatgaagatGATAGAGAGGAGCAATCCAATGAGGAAAATAATGGCAGTATCATAAACTTGACCTTGAATGTCATCCCCAAAGGGATGATCACATTAGAACACCTCTTAAATTTGAATCCAAGAGTGAAAGAGAAGCTAGCTATGGAGTCTGAGGCCGACAAGTACGAGCCTCACAATATTGGCTCTAAAGGATAGGAGAATATAGTATACATCGGAAAGGCCTATATGCAGGCTAAAAAGGACAAAATCATCAAGATCCTGAAGGAATTCATAGATGTCATAGCTTGGGGATACAAAGAGCTCAAGTCTTTTGACACTTCCATCATCACACATATGATTCCTTTGAAACCGAACGTGAAACCCTTCAAACATAAGCAACATCTAGTAAACCCCCTCATTGAACCCCTCATTTTCAAAGAAGTGCAGAAACTCCTCACAGCCAAGATCATTTTCCCTGTCAGACACTCCACTTGGGTGGCTAATTTGGTTCTTGTCAGAAATAAGAACAGTGAAATATGGACGTGTGTGGATTTTCGTAACCTATAAAGCATCTGAAAAAGACAACTACCTGTTCCCTTCCCTTGATGAAATCTTACAAATTATCAATAGGTCACAGAAGATGTCATTCCTAGATGGCTATTCAGGTTATAATCAAACATTGGTCAACCATGAAGATTGCCTGAAGACAACATTCACAACCAAATGGGGGACTTTCACATACCAATATATGCCTTTCAGTGTAATAAATGTCAGAGCAACCTTTCAACAAGCCATGGATACAACATTCAGGGAGCTAATTGGGAAATGAATTatcatatatatggatgatatcatgGTCTTTTCCAAGAAGCTTGAGGATCACCCTAATCACCTTTGCAATATATTTGAAAGGTGTCGAAAGTATGGAATAtctctaaatcccaaaaagtgtataTTTGGGGTATCTGAAGGAAAATTTCTTGGTCACGTAATTTCTGAGAAAGGTATATCTATTGACTCTAATCGGGTGGAAGCCCTATTGAAACTTCAGACTCCTGAGAGTAAAAAGGAGATGCGATCTTTCTTGGAAAAGATAAATTTTGTCTGCAAGTTCATCACCAAGTTCACAAAAATTGTTAAGCCTTTGAATGATATGATGAAGAAAGAGGCCAAGATTGAATGGAGTCAAGAAGCTAAGGATACATTCAATCAGATTAAGCAATCAATTGTGGAAGCACCTGTGTTGACCATCCAAGACTACACACTGTTGTTCTATATCCATTATTTTGCTTCCTTGCAATCATGCTCCACAGTACTCATGCAAAGAAAAGATGGGGATGAGAAACCAATTGCCTTCATGAGCTCACCTTTTAAGAATGCTAAGGAGAGGTATATTGCATTAGAGAAACAACTGACATTACATCCTCAGAAGCAAAATTTATGTTATAGTGCCAGATCAGGCAGTGAAATTGCTACTGATGCAAAGTGAGTTAGGTGAACGTAGAGGAAAGTAGATGGCCATACTCCAAGAGTTTCATTTGGAGATCCACCCAATGAAGTTAGTCTGAGGACAAGGATTATCACAGGCACTCACAATAAATGATCCTCAAATTCAGTGTCAACAATATACAGTGAGCACTTTTACTCAAGATCcagttggcaatatgaaggaattgattatgtgttgcattgatgttttgtcactgatgtcaacactagctgttatgattggttactagCAAACaaattttggttatcggtagaagaactatgttaccgacagaagggactatcagttggatactaccgacatgtttggatcaatggaatatgtttctggagtatgttttggtcagttggtattgacttgatgatcggatgctatcatacactctagtaagcctataccggtaagggtttagagTTTTATCGACAAatattttactaagaatctttgataggatgcataagtggtgttggtgcggcttctagatggaattcaagatgcagaaggtgatctttgttcatgcctcgactgattggagacatcactttggcatggtgaatctatttgggtccaggttatggatcggtatcatgttacgtgttccCTACATGTTACTGAGATGATTTActgattggttaatgttgttttggtctaaagccgacatggtatatcattgtaatgtggatgtatgtaatgatattattgtaatatcatttaggtagctgacctaattggtttaggccttagggtttgtataaattgatgtaggaTCTCGTTGTAGATTGTGGCggtggtaatggtcatggaatgaaatatcatatgcaaaggagatttggtcgatcataggtgatcgaattgggtttatttaagaggtcaaaggcctccagtattgagcttaaccgagactgtaatcaggcatggtagatgctatctttggtagttcattcctctagattgttgtccaattatattggggtggttataacctctctgtagtcagtgagactccttcgtaatgagcagtatgctctaggcagtgtgccttcctgcatgtgtaggccccttattgtatcacatactttctgtagaagtattatctaaccgtGGGAGGAttgccaccatggttttccctttaccgggttttccacttacaaatcatggtgttatgtggtatggttgcattgtgttaattctctatttcattcttaagttttattgcttaccggtatctatttcttctatttcggtattcaatctttatgtgctctggttaaaggttataaagtggtttgattaatataatctattgacaactgattcacccccccccttcttagttgtccactggttattctaacaattggtatcaaagctttcatcctcttttgcagaatcttaaccacttgaggtagatcctatggcaactaatacttcaaatccaccaacaactattttcagaagagaaatccctaagcttgatggaaaaaactatgggatatggaaaatccaaatggagacttatcttagatgtcttggcaaggatatttgggagatcactgagaaaggatatacaccttatgatccggcatctggcaatcctgctcctgcagacttggacaaaaatattgaaaatgattgcagagctagagaagccctcttgtgtgcactcactgatcaacaaatcatgggattgactgataaatcatctgcaaaggttatatgggataaattgaaaactctgaatgaaggtgaccctactgtcaaaattgctaaacttgatggttaccgggtaagatatgagaacttgaagatggaagataatgaaagaattgctacatttatggaaaaagtaaatgagattgtcagggaattcaatgttgtggaggatctctgagtgaagatgaaatagtttctaaagttttgagagccctaccaccggcttacaagatgaaggctactgcaattaatgaattgagaataatggaaaacacttcagatAACATAGAcgttctgattgggaaattatttgcttttgagcttgaagaatttggaccctctgagctgcaaaatctgaacctgttttttatgcatcatcatctactggaaaaagtgattggaaagccctatatgaaaaagaattggaagatatgaggaaagaggatgaagaatctgagcaacttgaagccttattttctagaagagtacctaaaggacggacaagaagtaagtatgaaggaaaaacaccttttaaatattttgcatgtaataagattggtcattttgcatctagatgtcctaaaaggaatgcaagatttgaagaaagagttaagaaatcatttaagcctaatcaaaacaaatatagattcaagaaaaagaaactatgctacatagcggatgaggaaggagtaagtgatgactcaaaGGATGAACTAGAAGGAGACTTTGCTAGTTGATCTGACagtagaaaggaatgggtgttctatgctctaaaggaagatgatccaaaaccGATTATCAAGAacgaagaaaaggccctggcagcaaaagttgaagacaaggatgaatgggtaattgatagtggatgctcacatcatatgactggagataaaagaaaatgtatgtccctgcaagaatacaatgtcggccaagtcagatttggggatgacaaagcatgtatgatcaaaggtagaggtattatttctttggatggcaagcataatactaacaatgtctactatatagaaggtttaaaaataatcttttaagtgttggtcaattggtggataagggattccaacttcagttcaaagatagaaaatgcaaaatcattaacagaactggcttggagattgcaaccggtactcagactggaggtaatatctttcacttgaacaccagggataagacatgtttgattgctcatattgatgagagttggttatggcataagaggttgtgtcatgttaattttgattgtattgataagatcagttcaacaaaggcagttagagatatatctaagattataaagcctcataatccgttATGTAAGggaatttggaaagcaagttagaacttcatttaagaacatacatgataaatctaat includes:
- the LOC131071403 gene encoding uncharacterized mitochondrial protein AtMg00860-like, producing the protein MVFSKKLEDHPNHLCNIFERCRKYGISLNPKKCIFGVSEGKFLGHVISEKGISIDSNRVEALLKLQTPESKKEMRSFLEKINFVCKFITKFTKIVKPLNDMMKKEAKIEWSQEAKDTFNQIKQSIVEAPVLTIQDYTLLFYIHYFASLQSCSTVLMQRKDGDEKPIAFMSSPFKNAKERYIALEKQLTLHPQKQNLCYSARSGSEIATDAK